A genomic region of Prevotella scopos JCM 17725 contains the following coding sequences:
- a CDS encoding choice-of-anchor J domain-containing protein, giving the protein MSKRFTKLIAIFTATMAVLQVSAQVKQEGKRSLLITKSQITQETEQQKLDQLKAYPKLLGKTLSMETPSPFFTPMTTIRPKVTKNIATVNPELAMWGNIVSKDLGGMFSFHPVEPINFEQLINYTQANFNGGSGMVDNELHGMFLDTSLSQLGIILLKHFAFNTTNWQLTEEPGYSSDFSLLALETANDPKTGEIFGEFYTANLDSFEWGVIDYKNLVRTTIAPAAHTYVALGIANDGYAYGISKEGDLYQIDRKTGTETLKGSTGINLTDDEGRYYHQSGEFDSRTNEFYWASTDKDGKFELYTVDLATGHVTPVGSYPTPLTLMALTFPAKATASGAPAAAEELKAEFATGAVTGKLKFNVPTKKFDGSALTGNVNYTIYVNSTEVSKGTAEAGKEVSTDLTVDEGVTNFIIILSNEAGESPRAKLSMYIGNDSPEEVENLQLTLDKDGKATVTWEAPKEGVHNGYIGQLTYDVFRNIGGQSEKVSTGQTDTTFSETITKGKLSSYSYSVQAINSTKKSAIATTNGEIYGNAIEVPFSDDFATKESSLIYTIIDANNDNSTWYWSDAKGGVFKCKYDPKNHGDDWLITPPIHMKPGKTYNVSFQAMAVGGATYPERLEVKWGTNNTAEAMTGELLPKTVLNSSTYKTFTGQIKATSDGNFYVGFHGISDPNMFSIFLDNLSIEVAADEKAPETVQNLTATADPTGALKATLRFKAPSKAVDKSDLTNITKIVVLNENRLVKEIVNPTPGSEQEVVDEAAVQGMNNYEVIAYNDADFGLKANVSVYVGQDVPKLGKIAATDLVSSALLKWDVPTGSHDGVIIPAEVTYQVNDVTDGGELGEELAKFKGKTEYTVQGLKTNEGDQTYKYWAIKASNEAGESSWAVGGFIIGKPYTLPFHNSFKNGSIEGQFIGLERPNNSTTWGLTKDVSSDNDNGAIVFNPSQPGTSALVTGKISLRGADEPKLIFYYRADENAQQKVELRFAKKNGEVTDPVWSSEKANVTTTNGQWKSFIVDVPTDLTTEEFVFLRIIGKADSITKVPVYMDNINIVDPLQNDAAVEVTATENVIKGQMANINVKVTNIGLDELKNAKLELTVNGKLIKEDNIDGLNLLDKKEYNIDYRTTTLDKSETLNVKATVTLDEDLDTENNESEAIINCKAADVLAPQNLTSEKVDANKLKLKWDAPNSKTEQVTDDFESYEPWSTSFGNWTTIDEDHGFAAPLAKDGAYHHQGEQFAFMDWQPADIFKTGQGLDPHSGAKSLVAIYQVGADKKLTSSSNWLISPMLSGKAQTISLWVNNVNSSDKSYGKESFDVLVSSTDNQKASFQKMGETHEQSTATWTEVKFDVPEGTRYFAIHHNTSKDQAFIFMIDDITYEGSTGPVSYNIYCDGEYLANSVKLESADLVSDGKDHNYSVTAVYADGAESEPIQLVVTAIEKIGANGEILYDVYTIDGKLLLKDAKTLKSLVKGIYIINGQKRIIK; this is encoded by the coding sequence ATGAGCAAAAGATTTACTAAACTTATTGCAATTTTCACTGCAACCATGGCAGTATTGCAAGTTTCCGCACAAGTGAAACAAGAGGGTAAGAGGTCACTACTCATTACCAAGTCACAAATCACACAGGAGACAGAGCAGCAAAAGTTAGACCAGCTCAAGGCCTACCCTAAACTCCTGGGGAAAACACTTTCCATGGAAACACCATCACCGTTCTTCACTCCTATGACAACGATTCGTCCGAAAGTTACGAAGAACATAGCTACAGTAAATCCCGAACTAGCCATGTGGGGAAATATTGTATCAAAAGACTTGGGTGGTATGTTCTCCTTCCATCCAGTAGAACCTATCAATTTTGAGCAATTGATAAACTACACGCAAGCCAACTTTAATGGAGGAAGTGGCATGGTTGACAACGAACTCCATGGTATGTTCCTTGATACCAGTTTGTCACAACTTGGTATTATTCTTCTAAAGCACTTTGCTTTCAACACAACAAACTGGCAACTAACAGAAGAGCCAGGTTATTCTAGCGACTTTTCACTCCTTGCTTTAGAAACAGCTAACGACCCAAAGACAGGTGAAATCTTCGGTGAATTCTACACAGCAAATCTTGATAGCTTCGAGTGGGGTGTAATTGATTACAAAAATCTAGTCCGTACAACGATCGCTCCTGCAGCACATACGTATGTAGCACTCGGTATTGCCAATGATGGATATGCCTATGGTATCAGTAAAGAAGGCGACCTCTATCAGATTGATCGTAAGACAGGTACCGAGACATTGAAGGGTTCAACAGGCATAAATCTCACCGATGATGAAGGTCGTTATTATCATCAGAGTGGTGAATTTGATAGCCGAACGAATGAGTTCTACTGGGCATCTACGGATAAAGATGGCAAGTTTGAACTTTACACCGTCGATCTCGCAACAGGTCATGTAACACCAGTTGGTAGCTATCCAACACCACTTACACTTATGGCTCTTACCTTCCCTGCCAAAGCTACTGCTAGCGGCGCTCCTGCAGCAGCTGAAGAGTTAAAAGCTGAATTCGCAACAGGTGCAGTCACAGGTAAACTGAAGTTCAATGTACCTACAAAGAAATTCGATGGTAGTGCGTTAACAGGTAATGTTAATTACACCATTTATGTTAACAGTACTGAAGTTTCTAAGGGTACAGCTGAAGCTGGAAAAGAAGTTTCCACCGATTTAACAGTAGATGAAGGTGTAACAAACTTCATCATTATTCTCAGCAATGAGGCTGGTGAGAGTCCACGTGCAAAACTTTCTATGTACATTGGAAATGACAGCCCAGAAGAGGTAGAGAATCTGCAGTTGACACTTGACAAAGATGGCAAAGCAACCGTAACATGGGAAGCTCCTAAGGAAGGTGTACACAACGGCTACATTGGTCAACTTACTTATGATGTCTTCCGCAACATAGGTGGACAATCTGAAAAAGTTTCTACAGGCCAGACAGATACAACATTCAGCGAAACAATTACCAAGGGTAAACTCTCTTCTTACTCTTATTCTGTACAAGCTATCAACTCAACAAAGAAGAGTGCTATAGCTACTACCAATGGAGAGATTTATGGTAATGCCATTGAGGTTCCATTCAGCGATGACTTCGCAACGAAGGAAAGCTCTTTGATCTACACCATTATCGATGCTAATAATGACAATAGCACATGGTATTGGAGTGATGCCAAGGGCGGAGTCTTTAAGTGCAAATATGATCCTAAGAACCATGGTGACGATTGGTTGATAACTCCTCCAATTCACATGAAGCCGGGTAAGACTTACAACGTTTCATTCCAGGCGATGGCTGTTGGTGGCGCTACTTATCCAGAACGCTTAGAAGTAAAGTGGGGAACAAACAACACAGCAGAAGCAATGACGGGTGAGTTGCTTCCTAAAACCGTACTGAATAGTAGCACTTATAAGACCTTTACAGGCCAGATAAAGGCTACTTCAGATGGAAACTTTTATGTTGGCTTCCACGGAATATCAGATCCTAACATGTTCTCTATCTTCCTCGACAACCTATCAATTGAGGTTGCAGCTGACGAGAAAGCTCCAGAAACAGTTCAGAATCTCACCGCTACAGCTGACCCTACAGGTGCACTGAAAGCCACACTGAGGTTCAAAGCTCCGTCAAAGGCAGTTGACAAATCCGATTTGACGAACATTACAAAGATTGTTGTTCTTAACGAAAATCGTCTTGTTAAGGAAATTGTAAATCCAACTCCAGGTAGTGAGCAGGAAGTTGTCGATGAGGCAGCTGTTCAGGGTATGAACAACTACGAAGTTATTGCCTACAACGATGCTGACTTTGGTTTGAAAGCAAACGTATCAGTATATGTTGGACAGGACGTTCCTAAGTTGGGTAAGATTGCAGCAACCGACCTCGTATCATCAGCTTTACTTAAGTGGGACGTTCCTACTGGTAGTCATGATGGTGTTATTATTCCTGCAGAGGTGACTTATCAGGTAAATGATGTCACTGACGGGGGCGAACTTGGCGAAGAGCTTGCTAAGTTTAAGGGTAAGACGGAATACACCGTTCAAGGTCTTAAGACAAATGAAGGTGACCAGACCTATAAATACTGGGCTATCAAGGCATCTAATGAAGCTGGCGAAAGTAGTTGGGCAGTTGGTGGTTTCATCATCGGTAAGCCTTACACATTACCATTCCACAACAGCTTCAAGAATGGTTCTATCGAAGGTCAGTTCATAGGCTTAGAGCGTCCAAACAACAGCACAACATGGGGCCTTACCAAGGATGTATCTTCTGACAATGACAATGGAGCTATCGTCTTCAATCCTTCACAACCTGGAACATCCGCACTGGTGACAGGTAAGATCAGTCTCCGTGGAGCTGACGAACCAAAGCTGATATTCTACTATCGCGCTGACGAAAATGCTCAACAAAAGGTTGAATTACGCTTTGCTAAGAAGAATGGTGAAGTAACTGACCCTGTTTGGAGTAGCGAAAAGGCTAATGTTACTACTACAAATGGTCAATGGAAGAGCTTCATCGTAGATGTTCCTACCGACCTGACGACCGAAGAATTTGTCTTCTTGCGTATCATTGGTAAAGCAGATTCCATTACAAAGGTCCCTGTTTACATGGACAACATCAACATCGTTGACCCATTACAGAATGATGCAGCTGTTGAAGTAACAGCAACAGAAAACGTCATAAAGGGACAGATGGCAAACATCAACGTCAAGGTCACAAACATTGGACTCGACGAACTAAAGAATGCCAAGCTCGAACTCACTGTTAATGGTAAGCTTATTAAGGAAGATAATATTGACGGCCTCAACCTGCTTGACAAGAAGGAGTATAATATTGATTATAGAACAACCACACTTGACAAGTCAGAGACACTTAACGTGAAGGCTACAGTAACACTTGATGAAGACCTCGACACAGAGAATAATGAGTCTGAAGCAATCATCAACTGCAAGGCAGCTGACGTACTTGCACCACAGAACCTCACAAGTGAAAAGGTTGACGCCAACAAGCTTAAACTAAAGTGGGACGCTCCTAATTCAAAGACTGAACAAGTAACTGACGACTTTGAGAGTTATGAACCTTGGAGCACATCATTCGGTAACTGGACAACCATTGATGAAGACCATGGATTCGCTGCCCCACTTGCTAAGGATGGCGCTTATCACCACCAAGGTGAGCAGTTTGCATTCATGGACTGGCAGCCTGCTGACATCTTTAAGACTGGTCAGGGCCTCGACCCACACTCTGGTGCCAAGTCACTTGTAGCTATTTATCAGGTAGGTGCAGACAAGAAACTTACCTCTTCAAGCAACTGGCTCATCTCACCAATGCTTTCTGGTAAAGCACAGACCATCAGTCTCTGGGTTAACAACGTTAATTCATCAGATAAGTCGTATGGCAAGGAGAGCTTCGATGTGCTCGTGTCAAGCACTGACAACCAGAAGGCAAGCTTCCAGAAGATGGGTGAAACACACGAGCAGAGTACTGCTACATGGACAGAAGTGAAATTTGATGTACCAGAAGGAACAAGGTACTTCGCTATACATCACAACACTTCTAAAGACCAGGCTTTCATCTTCATGATTGACGACATTACTTACGAGGGTAGCACAGGACCTGTTTCTTACAACATCTATTGTGATGGTGAATACCTCGCAAATAGTGTCAAACTGGAAAGTGCTGATTTAGTTTCTGACGGAAAAGACCATAATTACAGCGTTACAGCTGTTTATGCTGACGGTGCAGAGTCTGAACCTATCCAACTTGTTGTAACAGCCATCGAGAAGATAGGCGCTAATGGTGAGATTCTCTATGATGTTTACACTATTGATGGTAAACTACTTCTTAAAGATGCTAAGACCCTGAAATCATTGGTTAAGGGTATCTATATCATCAATGGTCAAAAGAGAATCATTAAATAA
- a CDS encoding DUF4738 domain-containing protein, which translates to MTRKVLHLLVIGLCVFGITACKQEKKSNDIITKIAPKPKVPKGPQSMTEFKYEKKVEWMGSTYTIRIHRFADKSLTVVSDEDGRKYYDNKFQVQILRHDGSSFYDRTLTKDDFREFTDNQYGKNGALLGFMFDRAEGDKLYFGASVGSPDPKSDEYVPLDVTIDKMSRMRINKATELDTPSDQPQQQPKSELEKAEEEGV; encoded by the coding sequence ATGACAAGAAAAGTATTACATCTATTGGTTATAGGCTTGTGCGTTTTTGGTATCACAGCCTGCAAGCAAGAAAAGAAATCAAACGATATTATCACGAAGATAGCACCGAAACCAAAAGTGCCGAAAGGTCCACAATCAATGACTGAATTCAAATATGAAAAGAAGGTTGAATGGATGGGAAGCACTTACACGATTCGCATTCATCGTTTTGCAGATAAGTCGTTGACTGTCGTCAGTGATGAAGACGGACGTAAATACTACGATAATAAGTTTCAAGTGCAGATTCTCCGCCATGATGGCTCATCTTTCTATGACCGAACACTCACGAAGGATGATTTCAGAGAATTTACTGATAACCAATATGGTAAGAATGGCGCACTTCTTGGCTTCATGTTTGACCGTGCAGAAGGCGACAAACTTTACTTTGGTGCAAGTGTTGGCTCACCTGACCCTAAGAGCGATGAGTATGTTCCCTTGGATGTGACCATCGATAAGATGAGCCGTATGCGAATCAACAAGGCTACAGAACTTGATACTCCAAGCGACCAACCACAACAACAACCAAAGAGTGAGTTGGAGAAGGCAGAGGAAGAGGGAGTGTAG
- a CDS encoding transposase: MKIQKISDITPTLPFTEFDFLQSYRDSFAKSELGRIHSQLPLKELAAACTSRSHKSKRGKKPLFSCEGEIALMFLKSYTGLSDDGLIEMLNGSIHMQMFCDALIDPSCPIRDGKIVSAIRNRLARLLDIDSLQGILYAKWKDSLKDKDLCLTDATCYESYLRFPTDIKLLWECCHWLHKLLVSECKHLSERVPRSKYNDVDKARLAYAKQRKHTASSTRKLRRRLLKLLSKLLSQWYRLCKLYSPCISLSAEQEKRLSAIRAVFRQQSALFSGKEVRHRIVSIDRPYLRPIVRGKENKRVEFGAKVNNIQIDGISFIEHHSFEAFNEGVRLKQCVEYQESLTGVKVKRVGADSIYANNANRTMCTEKGITTCFVRKGPKPKEESECLRTARKIIGNLRATVMEGSFGNQKQHYAVGRIKARNMFSETLLLFFGIHTANAAILAARQMARDMKKVA, translated from the coding sequence GTGAAGATACAAAAAATTTCTGATATAACACCAACTTTGCCCTTTACAGAGTTTGATTTTTTACAGAGCTATCGTGACAGCTTTGCAAAAAGCGAACTTGGACGTATCCATTCCCAGCTCCCACTTAAGGAGTTGGCAGCAGCATGTACGAGTCGTAGCCATAAGAGCAAGCGGGGCAAAAAGCCTCTTTTTTCGTGTGAGGGAGAAATAGCCCTGATGTTCCTCAAGTCATACACAGGTCTGTCTGACGATGGCTTGATAGAGATGCTTAACGGAAGCATCCACATGCAGATGTTCTGTGACGCTCTGATAGACCCTTCCTGTCCCATCAGGGATGGAAAGATTGTAAGTGCCATACGCAACCGTCTTGCCCGTCTTCTTGACATAGACAGCCTTCAGGGCATATTGTACGCCAAATGGAAAGACAGCCTCAAGGACAAGGACCTATGCCTGACGGATGCGACCTGTTATGAGAGCTACCTGCGCTTCCCGACAGACATCAAGCTACTCTGGGAGTGTTGCCATTGGCTTCACAAGCTGCTCGTCTCCGAGTGTAAGCACCTGTCGGAGCGTGTTCCGAGGAGCAAGTATAATGATGTTGACAAGGCTAGGCTTGCATACGCCAAGCAGCGCAAGCACACAGCATCATCCACGCGCAAGCTCAGGAGAAGACTTCTGAAACTGCTCTCCAAACTTCTTTCTCAGTGGTACCGTCTTTGCAAATTGTATAGCCCTTGTATCAGCCTGTCGGCAGAACAGGAAAAGCGTCTCTCCGCCATACGTGCCGTATTCCGCCAACAGTCAGCCTTGTTTTCAGGCAAGGAAGTCAGGCACCGTATTGTCAGCATCGACCGTCCCTACCTCCGTCCCATTGTCAGGGGCAAGGAAAACAAGCGTGTGGAGTTTGGGGCAAAGGTCAACAACATACAGATTGACGGCATATCATTCATAGAACACCACAGCTTTGAGGCTTTCAACGAGGGTGTCCGTCTTAAGCAATGTGTTGAGTATCAGGAATCTCTGACGGGAGTCAAAGTTAAGCGTGTCGGTGCCGATTCCATATACGCCAACAATGCCAACCGAACAATGTGTACGGAAAAAGGCATAACCACCTGTTTCGTCAGAAAAGGTCCCAAACCCAAAGAAGAGTCTGAGTGTCTCAGGACGGCAAGAAAGATTATCGGAAACCTCAGGGCCACGGTAATGGAGGGCAGCTTCGGGAATCAGAAACAGCACTATGCCGTTGGGCGAATCAAGGCACGTAACATGTTCAGCGAAACATTACTGCTCTTCTTCGGAATCCATACGGCTAATGCCGCCATTCTTGCCGCAAGGCAGATGGCCAGGGACATGAAGAAGGTGGCTTGA
- a CDS encoding DUF438 domain-containing protein, with product MTNKMKDFLPAIEMEKMQAMLELEEKYETGQLSLEEAREVMKTKVGKIRPYHLAFIEQNMKSREDDECIRADMRKIIELVEGFMDYSRPDVPEDHPLAHYYKENDEMRRLLLAVEDLMQYPVIKNQWLELYDQISQYPIHYQRKQNQLYPLLEKKGFDRPTTTMWNFDDIVRDKIKESQRLLEAGDEEAFIKAQGELIAYARDLMEKEETILYPTSYALISADEFEDMKSGDQEIGFAFFKVDTPSTPNNQQSAPQQGFAEDLQALLSKYGYSAGPQQELDVATGKLTLEQINLIYKHLPVDISFVDENELVKFYSDTDHRVFPRSKNVIGRQVSNCHPRKSVHIVEEIVEKFRSGEQDKAEFWINKPEVFIYIVYFAVRDAQGRFRGVLEMMQDCTHIRELTGSQTLLTWAGKDTEEAKDTTSSDKEGEESTAAQSDAPIEITPDTRLKDLFTAYPNLKKELASRYPSFKMLNTPLGKLILKKATVRTASERSGLGEENFIKLIKECIQAD from the coding sequence ATGACAAATAAGATGAAAGACTTTCTCCCAGCAATCGAGATGGAGAAAATGCAGGCAATGCTTGAGCTTGAAGAAAAGTACGAAACAGGTCAGCTCTCACTAGAAGAGGCACGCGAAGTGATGAAGACAAAGGTTGGAAAGATTCGTCCTTATCACCTTGCTTTCATCGAACAAAATATGAAATCGCGCGAAGACGACGAGTGTATTCGTGCTGACATGCGCAAGATAATCGAACTCGTTGAAGGCTTTATGGATTACAGCCGTCCTGATGTTCCTGAAGACCATCCACTGGCACATTATTACAAGGAGAATGACGAGATGCGCCGACTGCTACTTGCAGTTGAAGACTTGATGCAATATCCTGTCATTAAGAATCAGTGGTTAGAACTCTATGACCAGATAAGTCAATATCCTATCCACTACCAGCGTAAGCAGAACCAGCTCTATCCACTTTTGGAGAAGAAAGGCTTTGACCGACCAACAACAACGATGTGGAACTTCGACGATATCGTTCGTGACAAGATTAAGGAGTCACAGCGTCTTCTTGAAGCTGGCGATGAAGAGGCTTTCATCAAAGCACAAGGCGAACTCATTGCCTATGCACGCGACCTGATGGAAAAAGAAGAGACCATTCTCTACCCTACTTCTTACGCTCTTATCTCTGCAGACGAGTTTGAGGATATGAAGTCAGGCGATCAAGAGATTGGTTTTGCCTTCTTCAAAGTGGATACTCCATCAACACCCAACAATCAACAATCAGCACCACAACAAGGATTTGCAGAAGACCTCCAAGCATTGCTCAGCAAGTATGGTTACTCAGCAGGGCCACAGCAGGAACTGGATGTGGCAACAGGTAAGCTGACCTTAGAGCAGATAAACCTTATCTATAAGCATCTGCCTGTTGACATCTCATTCGTAGATGAAAACGAGTTGGTGAAATTCTATTCTGATACCGACCATCGCGTCTTCCCACGCTCAAAGAATGTCATTGGCCGTCAGGTATCTAACTGCCATCCACGCAAGAGTGTTCATATCGTTGAGGAAATCGTTGAGAAGTTCCGCAGTGGCGAACAAGACAAGGCTGAGTTCTGGATTAACAAGCCAGAAGTGTTTATCTACATCGTCTATTTCGCAGTACGCGATGCACAGGGTCGCTTCCGTGGTGTCCTGGAGATGATGCAGGATTGTACACATATCCGTGAGTTGACAGGTTCGCAAACCTTACTAACTTGGGCAGGAAAAGATACGGAGGAGGCTAAAGACACCACGTCATCAGACAAAGAAGGCGAGGAGTCAACAGCTGCTCAATCAGATGCGCCAATAGAGATTACTCCTGATACCCGTCTGAAAGACCTCTTTACAGCCTATCCAAATCTGAAGAAGGAACTTGCTTCTCGCTATCCCTCTTTCAAGATGTTGAACACCCCATTGGGTAAGTTGATTCTTAAGAAGGCTACTGTTCGTACAGCTTCTGAGCGTTCAGGATTGGGCGAAGAGAATTTTATCAAGTTGATTAAGGAGTGTATTCAAGCTGATTAA
- a CDS encoding C10 family peptidase → MTFKKRLFLALLFTFIAALTITAAPRSKAVIRAVAAKFFKQTPSLSMASANTGEPRALLANKAFTVMGYDNGGFVIVSNDDLLPDIIGYSSSTFDKQTNNDGLKWHLAAAEEAINGVVKSGKPRTMIAPDQSKYEAKIPSLISSQWGQERPYNNLCPEGTTSGTGTWQGYGSTGRTVTGCVATALAQIVYYNKWPEKGIGTHSVYVKQADGTKKLVTVNYEESFYDYANMLDSYKGRYTKEQGNAVARLMLDCGVAADMNYATDGSGAYTENAAQGLRRNFGYPETTQMLIRRKYTEEAWMDIIYNEINERRAIFYGGNDKKNGGHAFVLSGYDETGKVWINWGWEGSGDGYYDIALLNPKSYQFSEHQDMIIGIEGEKTTPLEETVNVEKPGTLNELIVDSIKSKITSLKVNGKINSTDLRTIRQMAGNNPDGTVQRSILTSLDLGDAVIVSGGEPYLADEKRQLTTTDNEIPERAFFNCRSIRNLILPKTITAIGDGAFGRVLRLEEISIPTGDDKNYVFDGHALMTKDSKELIAVLPNNKGNYNVAKGITKIHNYGFSGCSRLSTISLPNTITAIGDEVFSSNNALGVIRLYAKVVPSLGRNAFTDINKSEIKLQIPSGTKNLYKRNAQWKNFDIVEFGTTIKARNVIRTYGSENPQLGWQLKGDYVEGTPELSCEATKTSPVGKYAIVVTRGTITEEQVEFANGYLIVNKATAKMHAKDVTIEVGQTPSFEYTIDSLQNDETSITLAKEPTFIITDKDGKKVTDYNVPGTYTITVSNAEAKNYKFDYSTAVLTIKSAANGINTLEKADTATFDVYSLNGTCVAKGISSLKGLAKGVYLVNGKKLIIK, encoded by the coding sequence ATGACTTTCAAAAAACGATTATTCCTAGCACTGCTATTTACATTCATAGCAGCACTAACGATAACGGCAGCACCTAGATCAAAAGCAGTGATCAGAGCTGTAGCAGCCAAGTTCTTCAAACAAACTCCATCATTATCGATGGCAAGTGCAAACACGGGAGAGCCCAGAGCCCTCCTCGCAAACAAAGCTTTTACAGTCATGGGGTATGACAATGGTGGTTTCGTCATTGTTAGTAACGACGATCTCCTACCGGACATCATTGGCTATTCAAGTTCTACATTCGACAAACAAACAAACAATGATGGCTTAAAGTGGCATCTAGCAGCTGCAGAAGAAGCTATCAATGGCGTGGTAAAGTCAGGCAAGCCACGTACTATGATTGCCCCTGACCAAAGTAAGTATGAAGCTAAAATCCCTTCATTAATTTCTTCTCAATGGGGACAAGAGAGACCTTACAACAACCTCTGTCCTGAAGGAACAACGTCAGGTACTGGCACATGGCAGGGCTATGGTAGTACAGGACGTACCGTAACAGGTTGTGTTGCCACCGCTTTGGCACAGATTGTGTATTATAACAAGTGGCCAGAGAAAGGTATTGGGACCCATTCTGTTTACGTAAAACAAGCTGATGGCACAAAGAAACTAGTGACCGTCAACTATGAAGAGAGTTTTTATGACTATGCAAACATGCTTGATAGTTACAAAGGACGCTACACAAAGGAACAAGGCAATGCTGTTGCTAGGTTGATGCTGGATTGTGGTGTTGCTGCCGACATGAACTATGCTACGGATGGATCAGGAGCCTACACCGAGAATGCGGCTCAAGGACTCAGACGAAACTTTGGCTATCCAGAGACGACTCAGATGTTGATACGCCGTAAATACACTGAAGAAGCATGGATGGACATCATATATAATGAGATCAATGAGCGTCGTGCTATCTTCTATGGAGGTAATGACAAAAAGAATGGTGGACACGCCTTCGTTCTCAGTGGATATGATGAGACAGGTAAGGTTTGGATCAACTGGGGATGGGAAGGTTCTGGAGATGGATACTATGACATTGCCCTACTCAACCCTAAGTCGTATCAATTCTCTGAACACCAAGATATGATTATCGGTATTGAGGGAGAGAAAACAACTCCTCTTGAGGAGACTGTCAACGTCGAAAAACCTGGAACACTCAATGAACTCATTGTTGACTCTATAAAGAGTAAAATAACATCATTGAAAGTCAATGGAAAAATTAACTCAACCGACCTCCGCACTATCCGTCAAATGGCAGGTAACAACCCTGACGGAACTGTCCAGCGCAGCATACTTACCTCACTCGACCTTGGCGATGCTGTTATCGTAAGTGGCGGTGAGCCTTATCTTGCTGATGAAAAGCGTCAGCTGACAACAACTGACAATGAGATTCCTGAGCGTGCCTTCTTCAATTGTAGGTCAATTCGTAATCTTATCCTGCCGAAGACAATCACTGCTATCGGTGATGGTGCGTTTGGAAGAGTACTTCGACTCGAAGAAATAAGTATTCCAACAGGTGATGACAAGAACTATGTCTTTGATGGTCATGCCTTGATGACAAAGGATTCAAAGGAACTTATCGCCGTTTTACCAAACAACAAGGGCAACTACAATGTAGCAAAGGGCATCACGAAGATTCACAACTATGGCTTCTCTGGATGTAGTAGATTATCAACGATTAGTCTCCCTAACACCATTACAGCCATTGGCGATGAGGTCTTCTCTAGTAATAACGCTCTCGGTGTTATCCGTCTCTATGCAAAAGTAGTTCCATCATTAGGACGCAATGCCTTTACCGACATCAACAAGAGTGAAATAAAGCTCCAGATTCCTTCTGGAACGAAAAACCTCTATAAGCGCAATGCGCAGTGGAAGAATTTCGACATTGTAGAGTTTGGTACAACCATTAAGGCTCGTAATGTAATTCGTACATACGGAAGCGAGAATCCACAACTTGGTTGGCAACTCAAGGGCGATTATGTTGAAGGTACGCCGGAACTATCATGCGAGGCTACAAAGACATCGCCTGTAGGTAAGTATGCCATTGTCGTAACACGAGGAACAATAACCGAAGAACAGGTAGAATTTGCCAATGGTTATCTTATCGTAAACAAAGCAACGGCAAAGATGCATGCAAAAGATGTGACCATCGAGGTTGGACAGACTCCTTCATTCGAATATACTATTGATAGTTTACAGAATGATGAGACGTCAATCACACTGGCGAAAGAGCCTACCTTCATTATCACAGATAAGGATGGCAAAAAGGTTACTGATTACAACGTGCCTGGTACATATACGATTACAGTGAGCAATGCTGAAGCTAAGAACTATAAGTTCGACTATTCAACTGCGGTCCTAACCATTAAATCTGCAGCGAATGGCATTAACACATTAGAAAAAGCTGACACAGCCACCTTCGACGTTTATAGTCTGAATGGTACTTGTGTAGCCAAAGGTATTTCAAGCCTAAAAGGCCTTGCCAAGGGCGTTTACCTCGTCAATGGTAAGAAGCTGATAATTAAATAA